From a single Hominilimicola fabiformis genomic region:
- a CDS encoding recombinase family protein, whose translation MKRSNNKQKEMTAALYVRLSRDDNLEGDSYSIGNQKKLLTKIAKEKGYTNLLIFCDDGISGVTMERPGYKAMIEAIENNKISAVFVKDLSRLGRNYIEVGRLTEEFFPEYDIRLVAVSDNIDTQEGENELAPIKNLFNEWYARDISKKRRISNKIKGNAGEPLGLPPYGYIRNPDGKNWIVDEEAAKVVKHIYDMALGGLGTDQIACRLEEEKILTPVNYWYSKGISRPGLKSSQEYPYKWHHSTIINILSKQEYCGDVINFKTYSKSYKNKKRYENDKENWAIFKDIHEPIIDRTVWEKIQERRSRRTRKKPVTGEDKNMFSGLLVCADCGSKLGYHFNQANHDITYFNCMGYNRGSRKICTSTHYIRTDFLEQVVLGEIKRLMKFATLYENEFAKIVMGNSIKTAEQERRSKQKELNSLLARDKELDLLFEKIYEDNTLGRISDDRFSKLSVKYETEQKENEVKINELQAELDNEQNRAVTSDMFLSSVRKYTRARKLTPRMLNELIDKIEVYQAEKIDGKKVQRLKIHYNCIGAIEIPDLSKLPENNVSVHTRQGVNVQYAALAV comes from the coding sequence ATGAAGCGGTCAAATAACAAACAAAAAGAAATGACAGCGGCTTTATATGTTCGTTTAAGCCGTGATGATAACTTAGAGGGCGATAGTTACAGTATAGGCAACCAAAAGAAATTACTAACCAAAATTGCAAAGGAAAAAGGCTATACAAATTTATTGATATTTTGCGACGACGGTATTTCGGGCGTTACAATGGAACGTCCCGGATATAAAGCTATGATTGAAGCGATAGAAAACAATAAAATTTCAGCCGTCTTTGTAAAAGACCTTTCAAGATTGGGACGTAATTATATTGAGGTCGGCAGACTTACGGAAGAATTTTTCCCTGAATATGATATACGGCTTGTTGCTGTTTCTGATAATATAGATACACAAGAGGGCGAAAATGAGCTTGCGCCAATAAAAAATCTTTTTAATGAATGGTATGCGCGCGATATTTCAAAAAAACGCCGTATCAGTAACAAGATAAAGGGTAATGCGGGCGAACCGCTCGGACTTCCCCCGTATGGATATATCAGAAATCCTGACGGAAAGAATTGGATTGTTGATGAAGAAGCCGCAAAGGTAGTCAAACATATTTATGATATGGCGCTTGGCGGTTTAGGTACAGACCAAATCGCTTGCAGGCTGGAGGAAGAAAAAATCCTTACTCCTGTAAACTATTGGTATAGTAAAGGGATAAGCCGTCCGGGCTTGAAAAGCTCTCAGGAATATCCTTATAAATGGCACCACTCAACAATTATCAATATACTTTCCAAACAGGAGTATTGCGGTGATGTGATAAACTTTAAAACCTATTCTAAGTCATACAAAAATAAAAAGCGTTATGAGAATGACAAAGAGAATTGGGCGATATTTAAAGATATTCACGAACCAATTATAGACCGTACCGTTTGGGAAAAGATACAGGAACGCCGAAGCAGACGAACACGCAAAAAGCCAGTAACAGGCGAAGATAAGAATATGTTTTCGGGATTGCTGGTATGCGCGGACTGCGGAAGCAAACTCGGTTATCATTTCAATCAGGCTAATCACGATATAACCTATTTTAATTGTATGGGATATAACAGGGGCAGCAGAAAAATATGTACCTCAACACATTATATCCGTACTGATTTTTTAGAGCAGGTTGTACTCGGTGAAATCAAACGCTTAATGAAATTTGCCACTCTATATGAAAATGAATTTGCTAAAATTGTTATGGGAAATTCGATTAAAACGGCAGAGCAGGAACGACGCTCCAAACAAAAGGAACTTAACTCCTTGCTTGCGCGTGATAAAGAGCTTGACTTACTTTTTGAAAAAATTTATGAGGATAACACTCTTGGACGCATAAGCGACGACAGATTTTCAAAATTGTCTGTAAAATATGAAACAGAACAAAAAGAAAATGAAGTAAAAATCAATGAACTTCAAGCGGAGCTTGATAATGAACAGAATAGAGCTGTTACAAGCGATATGTTTTTATCTTCTGTTCGTAAATATACAAGGGCAAGGAAACTGACACCGAGAATGTTAAACGAATTGATTGACAAGATAGAAGTATATCAGGCTGAAAAAATAGACGGTAAAAAGGTACAGCGGCTTAAAATTCATTATAACTGTATCGGAGCTATTGAAATACCTGATTTAAGTAAATTACCTGAAAATAACGTATCAGTACATACACGTCAGGGCGTAAATGTTCAGTATGCTGCGCTTGCCGTATGA
- a CDS encoding helix-turn-helix domain-containing protein translates to MKKTLSDIPFSIIEKAINEDIEAIDYILAHYRNYIIRLSTRVARDENNNEYMYVDDDMRSRLESKLIYSIIKKFKILS, encoded by the coding sequence GTGAAAAAAACTTTATCAGACATTCCTTTTTCAATAATCGAAAAAGCAATAAATGAAGACATAGAAGCCATTGATTACATACTTGCTCATTATAGAAATTACATAATTCGTTTGTCTACGAGAGTTGCCCGTGATGAAAATAATAATGAATATATGTATGTAGATGATGATATGCGTTCAAGACTTGAAAGTAAACTAATTTATAGTATTATAAAAAAGTTTAAAATCTTGTCTTAA
- a CDS encoding sigma factor-like helix-turn-helix DNA-binding protein, which yields MREFSEQDKQRISKQFCSFCCSVLKNEANNIRAEYKHYADLEMDFSFLSDKEQAELYTFDCYFVTDNVFNVCDIRIIVSNNMLAEAINKLPCDLRDIVLLSYFANMPDIEIAKQLDLSYWIVFRARIRALKRLKAIISTEGIK from the coding sequence ATGAGAGAATTTTCAGAACAGGACAAGCAGCGCATATCAAAACAATTTTGTTCCTTTTGTTGCAGCGTCCTAAAAAATGAAGCAAACAATATAAGAGCTGAATATAAACACTATGCAGATTTGGAAATGGATTTTAGTTTCCTAAGTGACAAGGAACAGGCAGAATTATATACATTTGATTGCTATTTTGTAACCGATAATGTTTTCAATGTATGTGATATTCGTATCATAGTATCTAACAATATGTTGGCAGAAGCTATAAACAAACTTCCTTGTGATTTAAGAGATATTGTTTTACTATCATACTTTGCAAATATGCCTGATATAGAAATAGCAAAACAGCTTGATTTAAGCTATTGGATTGTTTTTCGGGCGCGCATACGCGCATTAAAACGATTAAAGGCAATTATCAGTACGGAGGGCATTAAGTGA
- a CDS encoding copper amine oxidase N-terminal domain-containing protein: MKKVILGLIIGIVISTGTIYAKQINDTIEIAYNNIKISVFGQECIPKDTDGNIVEPFIYEGTTYVPIRAISQAFGKRVDWNDETKTVEICQPFSYQEVMKAQDVIKTFFDDFAENNYTEMKKVLSEPFSQYDISNGVYGMKSATLSGIEYIEESSDWSTDTLIFNCTFDNVEFTPNASNNNGNNKGACYILVHKDRDTYTISNFVSGL; the protein is encoded by the coding sequence ATGAAAAAGGTAATTTTAGGTTTAATAATTGGTATAGTTATATCGACGGGCACAATATATGCAAAACAGATAAATGACACAATAGAGATTGCGTATAATAACATTAAAATATCAGTTTTCGGACAAGAGTGCATTCCGAAAGATACGGACGGAAATATTGTTGAACCATTCATATATGAGGGTACAACATATGTCCCTATTAGAGCTATTTCACAGGCCTTTGGAAAACGTGTGGATTGGAATGACGAAACAAAAACCGTTGAAATCTGCCAACCATTTTCCTATCAAGAAGTTATGAAAGCTCAAGATGTAATTAAAACATTTTTTGATGATTTTGCAGAAAATAATTATACTGAAATGAAAAAAGTTCTTAGCGAGCCATTTTCTCAATATGATATTTCTAATGGTGTATATGGTATGAAATCAGCCACATTATCGGGAATTGAGTATATAGAAGAAAGTTCAGATTGGTCTACTGATACATTGATTTTTAATTGCACTTTCGATAATGTGGAGTTTACTCCTAACGCAAGTAATAATAATGGGAATAACAAAGGAGCTTGTTATATATTAGTTCATAAAGATAGAGATACATACACTATAAGTAATTTTGTTTCTGGACTTTAA